A genome region from Sphingorhabdus sp. SMR4y includes the following:
- a CDS encoding acyl-CoA thioesterase, with amino-acid sequence MTEEKNPREGFRLITPIRVRYAECDLQGIVFNAHYLAFADIGLTEYMRALMDESGTQPSGEMLGGFMQHFGGDNWVRHADVDYRAPARADDLLDIAVRITRFGRTSYSLLVHLLRGDELLNVVKLTYVWFDPATDKVAPVATKFIDAVDEFEIIKPERAVIDA; translated from the coding sequence ATGACAGAAGAGAAAAATCCTCGCGAGGGCTTTCGCCTGATCACCCCGATTCGCGTGCGCTATGCCGAATGCGACCTGCAGGGCATTGTCTTCAACGCCCATTATCTGGCTTTCGCCGATATTGGCCTGACCGAATATATGCGCGCCCTAATGGACGAAAGCGGCACCCAGCCAAGCGGCGAAATGCTCGGTGGCTTCATGCAGCATTTTGGTGGCGACAACTGGGTGCGTCATGCCGATGTCGACTATCGTGCGCCGGCGCGCGCCGATGACCTGCTTGATATCGCGGTGCGGATCACCCGCTTCGGGCGCACCAGCTATTCTCTGCTTGTCCACCTTTTGCGCGGCGACGAGCTGCTCAATGTGGTAAAGCTGACCTATGTCTGGTTCGATCCCGCGACCGACAAGGTTGCCCCGGTGGCCACAAAATTCATCGACGCGGTCGATGAATTCGAGATCATCAAGCCCGAACGGGCGGTCATTGACGCCTAG
- a CDS encoding ERF family protein, with translation MTAIAKTKDADIQPVDYQTGLLSVIERAASDPTVDVDKMERLLAMQERVMERQAKADFTAAKLAMQPELPSITMKGKIVIKEKNGDKIIQSTPFARFEDIHEAVMPILQRHGFDLKFKNSTTESGKPVVTTILEHSSGHSDSTEFELPMDSSGSKNNVQAIGSSTSYGKRYGTLSILNLRVHGEDDDAQTVTKEFVEADKPWVTGPAKNKTALKKMAREFGLEVGDIEDTETLDLLLNSKESKELIGQIMTNLPLWWEGDGGDNKGVEGVIRQKRDELRLAGK, from the coding sequence ATGACCGCAATTGCCAAAACTAAAGACGCGGACATTCAGCCGGTAGACTACCAGACTGGGTTGCTATCCGTGATCGAGCGCGCCGCGTCTGACCCGACAGTTGACGTTGACAAAATGGAGCGCCTGCTTGCCATGCAAGAGCGCGTTATGGAGCGCCAAGCCAAGGCAGACTTTACCGCTGCGAAGCTGGCGATGCAACCTGAATTGCCCTCAATCACAATGAAGGGCAAGATTGTCATTAAAGAAAAGAATGGTGATAAGATTATCCAGTCGACCCCGTTTGCTCGGTTCGAGGATATTCACGAAGCCGTCATGCCGATTTTGCAGCGCCACGGCTTTGATCTGAAATTCAAGAACAGCACCACCGAAAGCGGCAAGCCGGTCGTCACCACGATCTTGGAGCATAGCAGCGGCCATAGCGACAGCACAGAATTTGAACTTCCTATGGACAGCAGCGGCAGCAAGAACAACGTGCAGGCTATCGGTTCCAGCACCAGCTACGGCAAGCGCTACGGCACACTGTCAATCCTGAACTTGCGCGTTCATGGCGAGGATGACGACGCGCAGACGGTAACAAAGGAATTTGTTGAAGCCGACAAGCCTTGGGTGACTGGCCCTGCCAAGAACAAAACTGCTTTGAAGAAAATGGCGCGTGAATTTGGCCTTGAAGTCGGCGACATTGAAGACACCGAAACGCTCGATTTGCTGCTCAATTCAAAAGAGTCAAAAGAGCTTATCGGTCAGATCATGACCAACCTGCCCTTATGGTGGGAAGGTGACGGCGGCGACAACAAAGGCGTTGAAGGCGTTATCCGACAGAAGCGCGATGAACTGCGGTTAGCTGGCAAATGA
- a CDS encoding packaged DNA stabilization protein, which produces MQIDYGRSAYTRSRGNLPPLDLVNLFVEKGKAGDPTILQSRKGIVSDSTHGSGPIKAVFQREGVFGGDRFAVSGSGFYRGATLLGTIDGTGTVSIAASDLEILVTAGSSLYSYDGTDFVAVSFPDSADVTAVVHTAGYFIALRAETGQWYFSNVLDGRTWEGLDFATAESEPDYLLDICVLDGILVLGGINSIEFWAATGNQDLPFSQIQQREFEQGVAKTGCVVVVDNSFYFLGSDLILYRNGEVPEAISDDAIVEASQASATHRLFLVSDERHKFVCLRLDNKTMAYDITTREWCEFKSYGRTNWRVGPGMGDDETGTVWAFSGYLDNSGPMERLFTAGAVLEGPAQIFNLRLSAEVGTTDYLAGDYADPQIEMRYSDDAGNTWEEWELESLGEQGDYSQRVEWRALGMFADPGALFQFRVSDPVSVRFSNVQANAPIGGR; this is translated from the coding sequence ATGCAGATCGACTATGGGCGTTCGGCCTACACGCGGTCCCGAGGTAACTTGCCGCCGCTCGATTTGGTCAACTTGTTTGTCGAAAAGGGCAAGGCTGGCGATCCGACGATATTGCAGAGCCGGAAGGGCATAGTATCGGATAGCACCCATGGAAGCGGCCCTATCAAGGCTGTATTCCAGCGTGAGGGCGTTTTTGGTGGTGACAGGTTCGCTGTCTCCGGTTCTGGGTTCTATCGCGGCGCAACGCTTCTTGGGACAATTGACGGCACTGGCACAGTGTCTATCGCTGCTAGTGACTTGGAGATACTGGTTACAGCCGGTTCGTCGCTTTACAGTTATGACGGAACGGATTTTGTAGCTGTCAGCTTTCCCGATAGCGCAGACGTTACGGCGGTTGTGCATACTGCTGGTTATTTCATCGCTTTGCGGGCTGAAACCGGCCAATGGTATTTCTCGAACGTGCTGGATGGTCGCACTTGGGAGGGGCTGGACTTCGCCACAGCGGAGAGCGAGCCGGATTATCTGCTCGATATTTGTGTATTGGACGGAATCCTTGTTTTGGGCGGGATCAACTCTATCGAGTTCTGGGCTGCCACTGGCAATCAGGACTTGCCATTTTCCCAGATACAACAGCGGGAGTTCGAGCAGGGAGTTGCAAAGACCGGCTGCGTTGTTGTGGTCGATAACAGCTTCTATTTTCTCGGGTCGGACTTGATCCTGTATCGCAACGGCGAGGTTCCCGAAGCTATATCGGATGACGCTATTGTTGAGGCATCGCAGGCCAGCGCAACGCATCGGCTGTTTTTGGTATCTGACGAGCGGCACAAGTTCGTTTGCCTGCGCCTGGACAATAAAACCATGGCCTATGACATCACAACAAGGGAATGGTGCGAGTTCAAGTCTTATGGACGCACAAACTGGCGGGTAGGTCCCGGCATGGGCGACGACGAGACAGGGACAGTGTGGGCGTTTAGCGGCTATTTGGACAATAGCGGCCCAATGGAGCGACTTTTCACAGCGGGCGCGGTTCTGGAAGGCCCAGCGCAGATATTCAACCTTAGATTGTCTGCGGAAGTCGGCACGACCGACTATCTGGCGGGCGACTATGCGGACCCGCAGATTGAAATGCGCTACAGTGATGATGCTGGCAACACGTGGGAAGAATGGGAGCTAGAAAGCCTTGGTGAGCAAGGTGATTACAGCCAGCGGGTTGAATGGCGGGCGCTTGGTATGTTCGCTGATCCCGGCGCGCTTTTCCAGTTCCGTGTTTCCGACCCGGTTAGCGTCCGCTTCTCGAATGTCCAGGCCAACGCGCCAATAGGAGGCCGATAA
- a CDS encoding HNH endonuclease signature motif containing protein, translating into MGKAREQMQRQRDESERLLEWNRAATIRQLQADFEKPESLARLMEYNPDSGALKWRARMPEMFAVKYRQPEAQCAAWNTRWAGKPALNCQDKSGYRHGRVNRKKVYAHRAAWEIFHGSPPENQIDHINGVRNDNRIANLRDVTCSQNLQNAKLRTSNSSGCTGVSFNGQLQKWETYIIVDSKQIRLGMFADFDDAVAARKKAERVHGFHPNHGRSEQDLRAAGMSWEQVWDAKNAEFFDPEIFRSIQQETEA; encoded by the coding sequence ATGGGTAAGGCCCGCGAACAAATGCAGCGGCAGCGTGATGAAAGCGAACGCCTGCTGGAATGGAACCGCGCCGCGACAATCCGGCAGCTACAGGCCGATTTTGAGAAACCAGAGAGTTTGGCTAGATTGATGGAATACAATCCTGATAGCGGAGCGCTAAAGTGGCGCGCCAGGATGCCGGAAATGTTTGCGGTGAAGTATAGACAGCCAGAGGCCCAATGTGCCGCATGGAATACGCGATGGGCTGGAAAGCCTGCTTTAAATTGTCAGGACAAAAGCGGCTACAGGCACGGGCGCGTCAATCGCAAAAAGGTTTATGCTCATCGCGCCGCTTGGGAGATATTCCACGGATCGCCGCCAGAAAACCAAATCGACCACATTAACGGCGTCAGGAATGACAATCGAATAGCCAATTTGAGAGACGTGACTTGTTCGCAAAATCTTCAAAATGCGAAGCTGAGAACATCCAACTCTTCTGGCTGCACTGGCGTCTCGTTTAATGGACAACTCCAAAAGTGGGAAACATACATAATTGTTGATTCCAAACAAATTCGCCTCGGCATGTTTGCAGATTTCGACGACGCCGTAGCAGCCAGAAAGAAGGCTGAACGGGTGCATGGCTTTCACCCCAACCACGGCAGGTCCGAACAAGATTTGCGCGCCGCTGGAATGAGTTGGGAACAAGTTTGGGACGCAAAGAACGCAGAGTTTTTCGACCCTGAAATATTCCGGTCTATCCAGCAGGAGACAGAAGCATGA
- a CDS encoding N4-gp56 family major capsid protein, with the protein MTDTTPATGLVVQQWEDKFFTEYLHDGGFKPLMGTSENSVIQVKEDLTKKSGDSITIALVNRLTNNPVTGTSTLEGNEEDMSSRSMRIYVDKRRNAVRIAEMSEQKSAISLRQAARATLLDWSMEDTRDLVIEALGSINGVSFTDSTEAQRDAWLVDNADRVYFGAGVGGYTDASADFALLDTTADKFNATALDGMVLKAKTANPKVRPMRDPGNGKRYYVAFANPHAFKDLRDSLDTEVLAQTVVQMQASKLFEGGDIMWNGVIVKETDNLPIYTNLGASGTTEVTPVYLCGAQALAIAYAKRWKTVTEEFDYGDKHGVAVDGIYGVRKILFGTGSSDTADLKDHGVVTGYFATTGAGNTVGIAAS; encoded by the coding sequence ATGACGGATACAACTCCGGCAACCGGCTTGGTTGTCCAACAGTGGGAAGACAAGTTCTTTACCGAATATCTCCATGACGGCGGTTTCAAGCCTCTCATGGGAACCAGCGAAAACTCGGTTATTCAGGTTAAGGAAGACCTGACCAAAAAGAGCGGTGACTCGATTACCATTGCTCTGGTCAATCGCCTGACCAATAACCCTGTAACCGGCACATCAACGCTCGAAGGTAACGAAGAGGATATGTCGTCCCGCTCGATGCGTATCTACGTTGATAAACGCCGTAACGCTGTCCGTATCGCTGAAATGTCCGAACAGAAATCGGCAATTTCGCTTCGGCAGGCTGCTCGGGCTACTCTGCTCGATTGGTCGATGGAAGACACCCGCGATCTGGTTATTGAGGCCCTTGGGTCTATCAATGGCGTCAGCTTCACGGACTCCACCGAAGCGCAGCGTGACGCATGGCTGGTTGACAACGCGGATCGCGTATATTTCGGCGCTGGCGTTGGTGGTTATACCGATGCTTCTGCTGACTTTGCGCTACTCGATACGACCGCCGACAAGTTCAACGCTACCGCGCTGGACGGCATGGTGTTGAAAGCGAAGACTGCCAACCCGAAGGTTCGCCCAATGCGCGATCCCGGCAACGGCAAGCGTTACTATGTCGCGTTCGCCAACCCTCACGCCTTCAAGGATTTGCGGGACAGCCTCGATACGGAAGTATTGGCGCAAACCGTTGTCCAGATGCAGGCAAGCAAGCTGTTCGAGGGCGGCGATATTATGTGGAACGGCGTGATTGTCAAAGAAACTGACAATCTGCCAATCTACACCAACCTGGGCGCTTCCGGCACCACCGAGGTTACCCCGGTATATCTCTGCGGTGCGCAGGCTCTGGCTATCGCTTACGCGAAACGCTGGAAGACTGTCACGGAAGAGTTCGACTATGGCGACAAGCATGGCGTTGCAGTTGACGGTATCTACGGGGTTCGCAAAATCCTGTTTGGCACCGGCTCCAGCGATACCGCAGACTTGAAGGACCATGGTGTTGTGACGGGCTACTTCGCAACGACCGGCGCTGGCAACACTGTCGGCATTGCCGCTTCCTAA
- a CDS encoding terminase large subunit domain-containing protein, giving the protein MQNVLKARQARDSLLKFTKHTNEIYQIAQHHELIADKLEAVERGEIDRLMIFMPPRHGKSELASKRFPAWCLGRNPKRQIIAASYNSDLANDFGRNVRNIVGSPEFTEVFTGVSLATDSAAANRMNTNKGGAYVAAGVGTAITGRGADIALIDDPLKDREEADSQRRRDLVWDWYRSTLFTRLMPGGAVVLIQTRWHEDDLAGRLLEAEADQWEVLDLPAISKQNEALWPEWYPLPVLERIKATIGPREWSALYQQQPQPDEGTFFQRDWFKTWEKLPELRYYGTSDYAVTDGGGDYTVHTVWGVDSSGALYRVDQWRGQTTADVWIEEKLNLIAKYKPLAWFGESGVIRKSIEPMLKRRMRERKVFCRVEWIASVADKPTRARAFQAMASMGRVFMEPDADLSEFLVFPAGKHDDVVDTASLIGMVMDQAHPAILTVSKQRTTPGDRWERALAKEEDGSSWKTL; this is encoded by the coding sequence TTGCAGAACGTCTTGAAAGCGCGGCAGGCGAGGGACAGTCTCCTAAAGTTCACTAAGCACACCAACGAAATATACCAGATTGCACAGCATCACGAGTTGATTGCTGACAAGCTGGAGGCGGTTGAGCGAGGGGAAATTGACCGCTTAATGATATTTATGCCACCGAGGCATGGTAAGAGCGAGTTGGCGTCGAAGCGGTTTCCCGCATGGTGCTTGGGCCGCAATCCGAAGCGGCAGATTATCGCGGCGAGTTACAACAGCGATCTTGCAAACGACTTTGGCCGGAACGTCCGAAACATTGTCGGCAGTCCGGAATTTACAGAAGTATTTACCGGCGTATCACTGGCAACGGATAGCGCGGCAGCCAACCGGATGAACACGAACAAGGGCGGGGCTTATGTCGCTGCTGGCGTCGGCACAGCGATAACGGGCCGAGGCGCGGACATTGCGCTGATAGATGACCCACTAAAGGATCGCGAAGAGGCTGATAGCCAACGGCGCAGGGATTTGGTTTGGGATTGGTATAGATCGACGCTGTTCACCCGGCTTATGCCTGGTGGCGCTGTGGTGCTTATCCAGACGCGCTGGCATGAAGATGATTTGGCGGGCAGGCTGCTTGAAGCAGAGGCTGACCAGTGGGAGGTTTTGGACCTACCGGCGATTAGTAAGCAGAATGAGGCCTTGTGGCCTGAATGGTATCCGCTGCCTGTTCTGGAGCGTATCAAGGCGACAATCGGTCCTCGTGAATGGTCGGCGCTGTATCAGCAGCAGCCGCAGCCGGACGAGGGGACGTTCTTTCAGCGGGATTGGTTCAAAACTTGGGAGAAGCTTCCCGAGCTGCGTTACTACGGCACGAGCGACTATGCTGTGACGGACGGCGGGGGCGATTACACGGTTCACACTGTCTGGGGCGTTGATAGCAGCGGCGCATTGTATCGAGTTGACCAATGGCGCGGGCAAACGACCGCCGATGTCTGGATAGAGGAAAAGCTAAACCTGATTGCCAAATATAAGCCACTGGCTTGGTTCGGTGAGTCTGGTGTTATCCGCAAGTCAATCGAACCAATGCTCAAGCGCCGGATGAGAGAGCGGAAAGTGTTTTGCCGTGTCGAGTGGATCGCAAGTGTTGCTGACAAGCCGACAAGGGCGCGGGCGTTTCAGGCAATGGCAAGCATGGGCAGGGTGTTCATGGAGCCGGATGCTGATCTTAGCGAGTTTTTGGTCTTTCCTGCGGGCAAGCACGACGATGTTGTCGATACAGCAAGTTTAATTGGGATGGTGATGGACCAGGCGCATCCCGCGATTTTAACGGTCAGCAAGCAGCGGACAACGCCTGGTGACAGGTGGGAACGCGCACTAGCCAAAGAGGAGGATGGTTCATCATGGAAGACTCTCTAG
- a CDS encoding DUF2312 domain-containing protein has protein sequence MTDLVAADQLRLFIERIERLEEEKQGMADDIRDVYSEAKSQGYDAKIMKKVVALRKMEAHDRQEMEAILDTYKDALGLS, from the coding sequence ATGACAGACTTAGTAGCAGCCGACCAACTACGCCTCTTTATCGAACGGATCGAGCGCCTTGAAGAAGAAAAGCAGGGCATGGCGGATGATATCCGCGACGTTTATTCCGAGGCAAAATCACAAGGCTATGACGCCAAGATTATGAAGAAGGTTGTCGCCCTCCGCAAGATGGAGGCCCACGACCGGCAGGAAATGGAAGCTATTCTGGACACCTACAAAGATGCACTTGGATTGAGTTAA
- a CDS encoding GIY-YIG nuclease family protein, which produces MHRERVEVIHAEENTPSQPRRSGYVYFIQCELTKLVKIGFSESYPTKRMRGLQTGSGGKLHLIAFIKTTFDREGELHRRFAEQHERGEWFRLEGDLADWLMELDA; this is translated from the coding sequence ATGCACCGGGAGCGTGTTGAAGTTATCCACGCGGAAGAGAATACTCCATCACAGCCCCGTCGCTCGGGTTACGTTTACTTTATCCAGTGCGAACTAACTAAGCTGGTGAAGATTGGATTTTCAGAGTCTTACCCGACCAAAAGGATGCGCGGGTTGCAGACGGGTTCCGGTGGGAAGCTTCATTTAATCGCCTTTATCAAAACGACATTCGACCGCGAAGGTGAATTGCATCGTCGGTTCGCGGAACAGCACGAGCGCGGGGAGTGGTTCCGCCTCGAAGGTGACCTTGCTGATTGGTTGATGGAGTTGGACGCATGA
- a CDS encoding D-Ala-D-Ala carboxypeptidase family metallohydrolase, with translation MPLGIKYRVKNGDGSISTVRTISIGVDGGEVVIPTVLKGRVVSDEEAIQHYERTGANFGTFATPEEATAFAEELHNRHARELEREGRSSDFAPKGIEGERITSSYRTPERNRAVGGVANSYHTRKGSDGRALARDSVPPPGMSMARYAEILRQQNPHLEVINEGDHVHMEPR, from the coding sequence TTGCCACTTGGGATAAAATACCGCGTCAAGAATGGCGATGGTAGTATTTCAACCGTTCGCACCATTTCTATCGGGGTAGATGGTGGCGAAGTTGTGATTCCCACGGTTCTAAAAGGCAGGGTGGTCAGTGACGAAGAGGCTATCCAACACTACGAAAGGACGGGGGCCAACTTCGGGACGTTTGCAACTCCGGAAGAAGCAACTGCGTTTGCGGAAGAGTTGCACAATCGCCACGCCAGAGAGCTGGAACGTGAGGGCCGCAGTAGTGATTTCGCCCCTAAAGGCATTGAAGGCGAGCGCATTACAAGCAGCTACAGAACGCCGGAGCGGAATAGGGCGGTTGGCGGCGTTGCAAACAGCTACCACACCCGCAAGGGGTCGGACGGCAGGGCCTTGGCAAGAGACAGTGTGCCGCCCCCAGGAATGTCGATGGCGCGCTATGCTGAGATACTTCGCCAGCAAAACCCGCATTTAGAAGTAATTAACGAGGGCGATCACGTCCACATGGAGCCGCGCTAA
- a CDS encoding tyrosine-type recombinase/integrase — translation MNTDRFQYIWKALKPHFGYKIGSAVTRADCRAYYRARKLTGVSDSTVRTELALLRACLGFKYGKGKTTIWMPPAAPPRVKWLTKDQVRAILAACETPHISLFITLAVSTGARSGAICDLTWDRVDFDNGTISFIPPGRVKTNKGRVEVPMNANARAALEEAYKGRLTDYVIEFRGKPVRSPKKALEKLSRQTGVHFSAHVFRHTCAVWMAQEDVPMQKISQYLGHTKTAVTEAVYARYSPSFMKDASAAVTW, via the coding sequence GTGAACACCGACCGCTTCCAGTATATCTGGAAGGCGCTAAAGCCGCATTTCGGATACAAGATCGGCAGCGCAGTTACGCGAGCGGATTGCAGGGCGTACTACAGGGCGCGGAAACTGACCGGAGTGTCAGACAGTACCGTCCGGACCGAACTTGCTCTCCTGCGGGCCTGTCTCGGCTTCAAGTACGGCAAGGGCAAGACAACCATTTGGATGCCGCCAGCAGCGCCGCCCCGCGTCAAGTGGCTAACCAAGGATCAGGTGCGCGCCATTCTGGCAGCTTGCGAGACGCCACATATATCGCTTTTTATAACGCTGGCGGTCAGTACCGGCGCTCGTTCCGGCGCGATATGCGACCTGACATGGGATCGCGTGGACTTCGACAACGGCACAATCAGCTTTATACCGCCTGGACGCGTCAAGACAAACAAGGGGCGCGTGGAAGTTCCGATGAACGCCAACGCCCGAGCAGCCCTAGAGGAAGCCTACAAGGGCAGATTGACGGACTATGTTATCGAATTTCGGGGCAAGCCGGTACGCTCGCCAAAAAAGGCACTGGAAAAGCTATCTCGACAAACCGGCGTTCATTTTTCGGCCCATGTGTTCCGACACACTTGCGCGGTATGGATGGCGCAGGAAGATGTACCGATGCAGAAAATATCGCAATATCTCGGTCACACAAAAACAGCAGTGACCGAGGCTGTTTATGCACGGTACTCCCCGTCATTTATGAAGGATGCCAGCGCCGCCGTAACATGGTGA
- a CDS encoding HNH endonuclease signature motif containing protein, which produces MQWIEARSKDARAEAHRKFCRKFGRDDVSLSNFNSLCKRKGWMTGRTGYFAKGTTPPNKGKKCPEGVGGRHPNARKTQFKKGHLPHNHNYLGHERVSKDGYVEVSIAETNPHTGFERRYVLKHRHEWEKANGPVPEGYALKCLDGDRLNTDPTNWKAVPRAVLALLNGGRHRTALAYDAAEPEVKPTVMALAELKHKLRERSNG; this is translated from the coding sequence TTGCAGTGGATTGAAGCACGGAGCAAGGACGCCCGCGCTGAAGCCCACCGCAAATTCTGCCGTAAGTTCGGTCGCGACGATGTCTCGCTGAGTAATTTCAACTCTCTTTGTAAGCGCAAGGGGTGGATGACTGGTCGGACCGGATATTTTGCCAAAGGCACTACCCCTCCAAACAAGGGAAAGAAATGTCCGGAAGGTGTCGGTGGACGCCACCCTAACGCACGGAAAACCCAATTCAAAAAAGGGCATCTTCCGCACAATCATAACTACCTCGGCCACGAGCGCGTATCAAAAGACGGTTACGTTGAAGTCAGTATTGCCGAAACGAACCCCCACACCGGATTTGAGCGGCGCTACGTTTTGAAACATCGCCACGAGTGGGAAAAAGCCAACGGACCAGTACCGGAAGGGTATGCGCTCAAATGCCTTGATGGCGACAGGCTGAACACAGACCCGACTAACTGGAAGGCTGTCCCTCGTGCTGTTCTGGCGCTGCTCAACGGTGGTCGCCACAGAACGGCGCTTGCCTATGACGCTGCCGAGCCGGAAGTAAAACCGACAGTGATGGCACTTGCCGAGTTGAAGCACAAGCTGCGGGAGCGGTCCAATGGATGA
- a CDS encoding helix-turn-helix domain-containing protein has translation MGKRIKARIDEIGLTQKRVAELSGISSQRLGNYVQGTRPPDICTLAKIANALGVSVDWVLGLSEHGPGTDIEPVLQRLLVLDGMDEARAAVLSQVAQEALRLLNTLPDDVEHRAKAHLAVQAIWNTRPSSKPS, from the coding sequence ATGGGCAAGCGTATCAAAGCTCGTATTGATGAAATCGGCCTGACGCAAAAGAGGGTAGCCGAGTTATCCGGCATATCCTCTCAGCGCCTCGGCAATTATGTGCAGGGCACACGCCCGCCAGATATTTGCACCCTGGCAAAGATCGCCAACGCCCTCGGTGTGTCAGTAGATTGGGTGCTAGGCCTTAGTGAACACGGCCCTGGGACCGACATTGAGCCAGTATTGCAACGTCTGCTGGTGCTAGACGGGATGGACGAGGCTCGGGCGGCGGTGCTGTCTCAAGTCGCTCAAGAAGCTCTAAGGCTATTGAACACCCTTCCTGATGATGTCGAGCATCGGGCGAAAGCTCATCTCGCTGTTCAGGCAATCTGGAATACGCGGCCTTCATCAAAGCCCTCTTGA